One Dermacentor silvarum isolate Dsil-2018 chromosome 10, BIME_Dsil_1.4, whole genome shotgun sequence genomic window carries:
- the LOC119466406 gene encoding PE-PGRS family protein PE_PGRS5-like isoform X2, whose protein sequence is MARDGSFCGLPALVATVIVLCCLFSPGGPASTGGTGGAGSAGAPGNPGGAGGHGGRGAAGGPGSIGGTGGAGAAGGPGLGGSAGGAGGSGGVGGAGGSGANGGTGGAGAPGAPGSGGAPGGDGGSGGDGGDGGAGGMGGIGGAGGAGGPGNPPGRPGQAGRPGGPGRR, encoded by the exons ATGGCACGCGACGGCAGCTTCTGCGGGCTTCCGGCTTTGGTGGCGACGGTGATCGTCCTCTGCTGTCTCTTCA GTCCAGGAGGCCCAGCAAGCACAGGAGGGACAGGAGGCGCCGGAAGCGCAGGAGCCCCAGGAAACCCAGGAGGTGCAGGAGGCCACGGAGGCCGTGGAGCTGCCGGGGGCCCAGGAAGCATAGGAGGCACAGGAGGTGCAGGAGCTGCCGGGGGCCCAGGACTCGGCGGGAGCGCAGGAGGTGCCGGGGGCTCAGGAGGCGTCGGGGGCGCAGGAGGCTCCGGGGCCAACGGAGGTACAGGAGGCGCAGGAGCCCCCGGAGCGCCAGGAAGCGGCGGAGCGCCAGGAGGCGACGGAGGTTCAGGAGGCGATGGAGGCGATGGAGGCGCCGGAGGCATGGGAGGCATCGGAGGCGCAGGAGGCGCCGGAGGTCCCGGAAACCCCCCCGGACGCCCAGGACAAGCCGGACGCCCAGGAGGCCCCGGGAGGAGATGA